A stretch of DNA from Thunnus thynnus chromosome 16, fThuThy2.1, whole genome shotgun sequence:
TTAAGATGATGTTAACCGGGAACGTGCAAACAGTATAAATGGTACATGTTATGTGCAAATGTAAAATTTACAAATAATTGTGTTAATGTAACGTGTcattattcagttttaatttgcTGTGATGGGATCTAAGTGgcatttaagtacatttagctgACAATACCGTAGCCTATTACTGAAAGCAGGAGTTTTACTCATAAcacagtatttttacactgtggtatcagtattttttttacttgaaataAAGGATTTGAAATGTCAAGCCAGCAGTTATTATAGTGCTGCAGGCAGACTATGTTGGTGCCTTAGATGGGATTTTAGATTGGAAACCTCAAAAAGTGCAACAATGGTACCTCCAACCCAGACAAAGTCCTCCCAGTGCTCCAGACAAAAAGGTAAGTGGGGGGTTGTTGGTTGTCAGCTGAAAACTGACCGACCGACCAGTAAAGCTTTGAAAATCAATCATCAGATGAAAACCATGCAAGTcaatggagaaaaagagaggaacaaCTTTGAGAAGGGAGAACATGTGCTTATTTCCAAAAGCTGTATACAAGAACACCTGTCGGTAAGAAAatcccaaacaaacaaaacaaaaccccaTGGTGCCCCTGCCTCATTAGACACCCTAGCCCAGTGGTTCTAAAAAATTTTCATATCAAGGCCCCtttaactgacacaaattagaccataGAGCCCCATtagataagattttgtcccagggtaccccatttttgtctttagatgttttattacagtgaATGTATGAAATGTATACATTGTATATGTAATGCAGTGTATATATTCTGTCATTGCCTTACTTATGGATTGAATTATACTGGAAATAAATCATTATCAGTCCCCTTTATGCttgggaccccctggaaccccctcaagaGCCTTGGGTgtccccggaccccactttgagaaccactgccctAGGTGACCACCTATGTGGCCTATGCCACAAGCCGCCCTCGGCTGCAGGCTACAGCTATgaataatttgtcttttttaataaGTGTCGACAGTATTTAACACCACGATCAGTATTTGTATTAATACTTTTACACTTGTGGAGCGAAATCGATCCGTGTCATAATAAATCCCACATTTTCCCAACGATCGCTTTTCGCCGCTCACGTGTGCTTCGATACTGATTTACACGAGCTGCACTTGAACGCAGCAGCTCGCCGGTCGGAACAAACGGTCGCACATTCGCTGCCCCGTGAGTGGCGGAGGCGGAGGCTTGATCAGCGGGCGAACGGACCAATCACAGCACGTCTCGAGCTCCGCGgccccgcctcctcctccctccccctccccccgcCGCTGTGGACGCTCTGAACATTCCTCTTATTCCTCTCGACCCGACAGCGGAGGAACGCGGCGACCAAACGATACCAGCTCCGACGGATTCAAACAGCTCATGACACTTTCCAAGGACACGTAAGGTACTTttattgaaacatgtttttattattacacGTAAAATGTCCTCAAGTTTTGCCGTCAAACTTGGTTTGAGCCGAGCTTGTGCTCCCCCCCGCTGAAGTCCGGGGACCGTTGAGGGCTTCGGGCTGTTTCTTGGGTGTCCTGGGTTGAATTAGTACGATAGAGCTGAATTATAATGTTATTTCGACTGCTTTAAAGAGGAAATATTGTGATTTATGAGTTATTTAATCAGAGGTTTTACTTGTTAAGATGTTCACCCTTGTACCAATTCAGACCAAGCAGTTTTAACCCCTCAGATGGGGGTTTAACTCCCATTTTCATGTGTAAGTTacctatttatttttaaaatttataaaaaaacaagctgttgAAGCACTTCAGGTAACCAACCAGACTCACACCTGTATGGGTGAGTACAGTCTTGCATCCAGCAGTGAGTCATAGCAGTAAAATGCTGTCACATCACCTgtctttaatgtaaaaaaaaaaaaaaaatacccaacCCCAACTCATAAACTTCCTCCTGTAAACTTGGACGGTTTATTCAGTATTTGCAGTTGTATTTCTGATGTCgatgcatgtttttctttggaCTTTTTGAATTGAAAATGAAGGTGAAACCAGCCATGTTTGCTTGCTTGGTGCTCTTACATAAACTAGATGCTAGAGGTTTACTACACGGTAATGCAGCCTGATGTGATCCTGACTGTGACTCTCTGCACAAATCCTCCTGACAAAAgtttgtctcttcctctctgtcaagtcaagtttttgtcattttgttaaGTTTAAGTTAATCATTTGactaaatgcattaaaatatcAAGAGTTTTCCCACTGTTGAAGCTGCAGTAGGTAAGTCTCTGTAGTAATTTTATGGTGCAAACCAAATGATGAACAACTTTATCATTATTTAGAAGAGAATTTTAGCTTCCCAGTtggtctaaatgctgtttcaggtGACTTTACAACTTTACAAGCTTGTAATATTtaggagaagaaaaacattgttttatcaGCCTGATCTTTATATTCTTTAATCTGCGTTTAGGTCAATGTTGGGTCGTGGCGTGAAGCGGAAGTGGAGCTGCttggaggagctggaggccGAGTCCGTCGCTGCTGCCGTGACGGAGGAGAAGCAGCAGGATGTGGAGGATCACAGGGAGGGTGAGAGCGGGCTCCTTGTGGGTCCGCCCAAATCCGACATGAGCCACCTGCAGCAGCGTCAGCGGGTGCTCGGCCTCTGTTTGGAGAAGCTGCAGCGCTACCAGGCCGGGATGGAGCTCAGCCTGCGCCGCTCCGTTCTCCTCATCAACACGCTCAGACAGATCCAGGAGGACATGCGGAGCGACGTGGCGGGGACCTGCACCCCGGACATGCTCCTCAATGGCGTCCACCCTGACTCCTGTCTTCTCAGGGACGCCATCAGGGAGGACATGCCGGTTACGTGCCCCGGGTGCGCAGAGGGTGACGGGGAAAGCCTTTCTCCGCCTCTGTCCCCAGAACTCTCTTCTCAGGATGCGAACATCTCGCCTGACCAGCAGAAACCGCTGCCCGCCGCGACAATCAATACTTTTAGTGATGCAGTAAACGCCATGGGCTACCTCAGCGACCTCGCCCTGGACGACATCTTCGAGGACATTGACACATCCATGTACGAGACGTCAGACCTGCCCGCAGCCTGGGCGACGGGCTCCCTGTGGCCCGTCAGTGTGTCGCTCTGGGCGGACGAGGACGTGAAAATGCGTCCAACGGGTCACAACTCCGCTGGGAGTCTCCAGTCGTGTCTGATGGACCTGAATGAGCTGGACCACATCATGGAGATTCTAGTAAAGTCCTGatccccaccccccctcccccaacaTGAACTCctgaacatttactgtactCAATGAATTAAAGGATTGAGGCGTCTGATCGCAGCTGACGGTAGATTTTTAAGGCTCCATCTGACATTTtggttgaaaatgtgttttaggtAGAATAAACACATGTAACTCATTTAAAATCGTGAGTTATGTGCATGAGCTTCTGCCTGTAATTAgatacaaaatatttattattgcatATGAAGAATCTGGTTTAAATTGTCCCCTGAGATTATGAAACATCCCATCTTAAACACTAACTGGTCAGAGATACTGCAGGTGTTTTGGAGGCTCATAGCGGTGCAGTTTCAGGACAGGTTGTGTTTTGAGTAATGAGTGAACGATCTGTAGTAAAAGCCGAGGAGGCAGGTCAAGACAAAGTTGTTGCACAGAAAGTATATTGCGACACTTGTAGTAGAAGTGTTGTAACTTTTTTCTTCCATTCAGTAAAACTATAAATGCAGATGgaacctttttattttctaatctCACAGCGTTTTATGCCACTTCTTCTCTGAAGTTCAATTGAATCCTCCGCTCAGGTGCGAGGAACCTGAGCGCGCTGTTAGATCAGACCTGGGTTGATTATTAATTGAAATCCTTTTAATTACTTAGGAGGGTTTGTTTCGGGCCAAGCCGAGAGGGCAAAGGCCTGGGTCTCCTTTCAGTATCGGGGACTGAACGTCTCCTATTGAACCATGTGGGATCTTTTAAACGAGACTGAGAAACAGACTGAAGTCGTCGTGGCTTCAGTCATCGAGCGGTCTGAATATTTATCTGGCTGGTGAAACAGAGAATGTGGCCTCTGAATTAATTCGGGGCTTCACCAGTCAAAAGAAGTAAGCTTCCAGTCCACGTTcataaaacaagaaacagaCGGAGAGTATGGAGAAATGTTGGAACACCTTTTATGTaatattattcttatttatgaatgaaaatcGACCACAAACCGCAGCAGATCTGACTCGTTCTTCGTATGTAGCGTTGATTGTTTGGTGTGAGTGTAACTTATAATTTAGATCTTTATGACCTTAGCTGCCGTGTCAgctacttattattattattatttctgtttttgaaacCATTTGTAACACCAAATGGGAGATGTACTTTCTATAATCACCATGAGGACGATGTTAACAGCTTCTCCTCATCGGCAGCTCgtattttaaaaatccaacatGACATGAACGCAGCAGAAAacgtaaatatatatatatatatatatatatatatatatatatatatatatatatatatatatatatatacacatatatatatatattaatagtAATGTAATCCCAGTCTGGTTGAGACTGAGGAGCTGATTGCCTCAAGTCAAACAATCAGGACTACTTTGCCATGTCTGAgaattgtaaatgtatttttatggcCTTGATGGTGTGAATTTTTTACCGCAAACGTTgggagtgtttgtttttttttttttttttaaaacagttttgtatGTTTCTACCTGAGACTCCCGACGACTCTCCTGTCCAGTAGAAGAGATACAGCAAAAAGTGAAAGGCTGCGACGAAGCAGATGCTCGACCTTCACTATGTGTGTGGTTTACTCCTGTTCTACCTCCggatgtctgtctgtctgtctgtctgtctgtctgtcatcggTTCACCAGGACACTCCTGTCGGGACTGTCACCGACAGAAACCGTGTTTATTTCATTGTCTGATCTCGGCTGAAAAATCCCAACGCTTCTCCTCGCCGGGGCGCCAAAGTAATCCGTCCTCATCTCCATCTTGTCTC
This window harbors:
- the si:dkey-177p2.6 gene encoding SERTA domain-containing protein 3 isoform X1; protein product: MTLSKDTSMLGRGVKRKWSCLEELEAESVAAAVTEEKQQDVEDHREGESGLLVGPPKSDMSHLQQRQRVLGLCLEKLQRYQAGMELSLRRSVLLINTLRQIQEDMRSDVAGTCTPDMLLNGVHPDSCLLRDAIREDMPVTCPGCAEGDGESLSPPLSPELSSQDANISPDQQKPLPAATINTFSDAVNAMGYLSDLALDDIFEDIDTSMYETSDLPAAWATGSLWPVSVSLWADEDVKMRPTGHNSAGSLQSCLMDLNELDHIMEILVKS
- the si:dkey-177p2.6 gene encoding SERTA domain-containing protein 3 isoform X2; protein product: MLGRGVKRKWSCLEELEAESVAAAVTEEKQQDVEDHREGESGLLVGPPKSDMSHLQQRQRVLGLCLEKLQRYQAGMELSLRRSVLLINTLRQIQEDMRSDVAGTCTPDMLLNGVHPDSCLLRDAIREDMPVTCPGCAEGDGESLSPPLSPELSSQDANISPDQQKPLPAATINTFSDAVNAMGYLSDLALDDIFEDIDTSMYETSDLPAAWATGSLWPVSVSLWADEDVKMRPTGHNSAGSLQSCLMDLNELDHIMEILVKS